In Polyangium spumosum, the DNA window CAGCACGTTCGGCGCGGTCTTCGTGCCGCGTATGGCCATCATCACCCGGCCCGCGAAGGGCGGGACGTTGAAGCTCATGGGCGGCCGCGCGTTCCGGGCCCCGAGTATCTACGAGCAGCTCTACAACGACAATGGCCAGTCCCACCTGAAGCCCAGGCAAGACCTCGACGCCGAGAAGATCTGGTCGGGCGAGCTCGAATACACGCAGCGGTTCTTCGAGGATTGGGCGGCGCTCGCGGCCGTGCACGGCAGCCATATCGACGGGCTGATTTTCACGCGGCCCATCGACGGGGGACCGACGGTGGAATACGCGAACAGCAGCACGGGGATGCTCGTGCTCGGCGCGGACGCCGAGATCCGGCGGGAATGGCGCAAGGGGTGGATGCTCGCGGCGACGTACGGGTATCAGCGCGCGACGTACCTCGATCCCGCGCTCTCGGATCCGCGGGTGCCGAACGTGCCCGAGCACCTGGCGGGCTTTCGCGGGGTGGTGCCGATCGTGCCCTCGATCGCGTCGCTCGGGCTCCGCGCGACGCTGGAAGCCCCGCGCCTCGTCGCTGGCGGCGGCGCGACGCCGACCCAGGTCGTCGCGGATATCACGGTGTCGGGCGAGGTGAAATCGTACGGCCTGCGGTACGTCATCGGGGTCTACAACCTCGCCGATCGCCGCGTGCTCGTGCCCGTGACGGACACGTTCCGGAGCCGGACGATGCCGCAGAATGGTCGGACGTTCCTCGTCGACCTGATGGGGACGTATTAGCCTCCGATATCAGGTTCGCGCGTCGAGCAGGACCTTGCCGAACGACACGTTCGACGCGACGTACCGATGCGCCTCCGCCGCCTCCGCGAGCGGAAACACGCGATCGACCACGGGCTTGACGATCCCCCGCGCGAGCCACGGCCCCACCGTACGCTCGAGCAGCCGCGCCGCCTCGATCTTCTCCTCGATCGGCCGCGAGCGCAGCACCGTGCCGATGACCTCCAGCCGTTTTCGCAAGAGCACGCCGAGCGGGACCTCCGCGCTCGCACCCGCCGTCAGCCCCACGACCACGACGCGGGCCCGCGGCGCGGCCGCGGCGATCGTCTCCGGCAGGTACGCGCCGCCCACGAGGTCGAGCACGACGTCCACGCCAACCCCGCCGGTGCGCGCGAGGACCTCGGCGGCGAAGACGTGGCCCGAGGGAACGATGCCCTCGTCGAGGCCGAGCTCGCGGCACCGGTCGAGTTTGTCCGCGGTGCGGCTCGTGCCGATCACGAAGCAGCCGAGCGCGCGGGCGATCTGCACGCCCGCCGTGCCCACGCCGCTGCCCGCCGCATGCACGAGGACACGCTCGCCCGGGACGAGGCGGCCCCGGACGGCGAGGGCGTCGAGCGCGGTGACGAAGGCCTCGGGCACGGCCGCGGCGGCCTCGTCGGTGAGGTCCGCGGGCGCGAGGACGACCTCACGCTCGTGCGCGACGATCCGCTCGGCATACGCGCCG includes these proteins:
- a CDS encoding NAD(P)H-quinone oxidoreductase is translated as MRAVVIRSPGGPEVLELRDLPDPEPAFGHVRVRVQLAGVNRADLLQRAGHYPAPPGVPADIPGLEYVGTVDAVGPGVTRFSGGERVYGIVAGGAYAERIVAHEREVVLAPADLTDEAAAAVPEAFVTALDALAVRGRLVPGERVLVHAAGSGVGTAGVQIARALGCFVIGTSRTADKLDRCRELGLDEGIVPSGHVFAAEVLARTGGVGVDVVLDLVGGAYLPETIAAAAPRARVVVVGLTAGASAEVPLGVLLRKRLEVIGTVLRSRPIEEKIEAARLLERTVGPWLARGIVKPVVDRVFPLAEAAEAHRYVASNVSFGKVLLDART